In Mastigocladopsis repens PCC 10914, a single window of DNA contains:
- a CDS encoding sugar transferase produces the protein MYQISCTTVIEGVTADNWELQLTPHPSVNSKFKRFLDIMGSLVGLLILAILFVPIAIAIKIDSPGPIFFTQERYGLNGRPFRIRKFRSMVSDAEKLKSLVQNEANGLIFKSKSDFRVTRVGRFLRSTSLDELPQFWNVLVGEMSLVGTRPPTADEVRLYNQRHWQRLNVKPGLTGEWQINGRSHVKDFEQVVDLDLQYQKKWYPMYDLLLIVKTFFIIVGRVGAF, from the coding sequence ATGTATCAGATATCCTGCACAACCGTTATTGAAGGTGTAACTGCTGACAATTGGGAACTACAACTGACTCCTCATCCATCAGTAAATTCTAAATTTAAACGATTTTTGGACATTATGGGGAGCCTAGTAGGACTATTGATTTTAGCGATTTTGTTTGTGCCCATAGCGATCGCAATAAAAATCGACAGTCCTGGTCCAATTTTCTTCACTCAAGAACGCTATGGACTCAACGGACGCCCTTTCCGCATCCGTAAATTCCGCTCTATGGTTTCTGATGCCGAGAAGTTAAAATCTTTAGTGCAAAACGAAGCTAACGGCTTAATCTTTAAAAGTAAAAGTGACTTCCGAGTGACAAGGGTAGGGCGCTTCTTAAGAAGTACAAGTTTAGATGAACTACCACAGTTTTGGAACGTTCTGGTAGGCGAAATGAGTTTAGTGGGGACACGTCCACCAACAGCAGATGAGGTTCGTCTCTACAATCAGCGTCACTGGCAACGTTTAAATGTCAAACCAGGTTTGACAGGTGAATGGCAAATTAACGGTCGTTCTCATGTAAAAGATTTTGAGCAAGTTGTTGACTTGGACTTGCAGTATCAGAAAAAATGGTATCCCATGTATGACCTGTTATTGATAGTGAAGACATTCTTCATCATCGTTGGTCGAGTTGGAGCTTTCTAA
- the surE gene encoding 5'/3'-nucleotidase SurE, whose product MTLILTNDDGIDAPGLQALLKAVNGKEVIVTAPKSHLSGCGHQVTTTQPIHVHRRSENEYAIAGTPADCVRIALTHICENIQFVLSGVNAGGNMGVDAYISGTVAAVREAAIHGIPGIAISHYRKRKLNVDWDVVARWTSSVLADLLNRPLEAGTFWNVNLPHLLPGEPDPEVVFCQPCTKPLPVNYRIEGNDFYYEGEYAKRDRTPNSDVDLCFSGKIAVTQLRV is encoded by the coding sequence ATGACTTTAATTCTTACTAACGACGACGGAATAGACGCTCCCGGTCTTCAAGCGCTCCTGAAAGCTGTAAATGGAAAAGAAGTCATTGTGACTGCTCCCAAAAGTCATCTCTCTGGCTGTGGACATCAAGTCACTACGACTCAACCAATTCACGTCCACCGTCGCTCAGAGAACGAGTATGCGATCGCAGGCACTCCCGCTGATTGCGTCAGAATTGCTCTCACACATATTTGCGAAAATATCCAATTTGTGCTTTCCGGAGTTAATGCTGGGGGCAACATGGGGGTGGATGCTTACATTTCCGGTACTGTCGCTGCTGTGAGGGAAGCAGCGATACACGGTATTCCTGGAATTGCAATTTCCCACTATCGTAAAAGAAAGCTGAATGTTGATTGGGATGTGGTCGCACGCTGGACAAGTTCTGTTTTAGCTGACTTACTCAATCGTCCTTTGGAAGCAGGAACTTTTTGGAACGTGAATTTGCCTCATCTGCTTCCAGGCGAACCAGATCCAGAAGTTGTGTTTTGCCAACCCTGTACTAAACCATTGCCTGTTAACTACCGCATTGAAGGCAATGATTTTTATTATGAGGGTGAGTATGCCAAGCGCGATCGTACTCCTAATAGCGATGTTGATCTCTGTTTTTCAGGGAAAATTGCCGTAACCCAACTGCGAGTTTAA
- a CDS encoding acyltransferase family protein, with amino-acid sequence MQVLKSGKSTEQRLRLDYLDGLRGLAALYVVFVHINRYMGEGLPVFLQLIGKTLRYGNFAVAIFIVLSGYVLMLPIARSHSGYLSRGLWDYIQRRSRRILPPYYAALFFSLLIAVIIVGLIHFSHFQWHESPDFGEFHPFFSPIDVITHVLLIHNLSRETLGSINAPLWSVATEWQIYFLFPLLLLPIWRRFGLFTVVITAFLIGLAPIYLLNGFLESVHPWFLGLFALGMTAADIGFSQKPKLTTIRNSLPWGVLAMIVFVVAVITEWQKLGLDKWIGDSFCGLATACLLIYCTKFVLEGKKAPFILRLFESRWAIALGGISYSLYLTHGVVVTVVGNFLLNLQMSPILFAATFYVVSVPLSLLIAYWFYLVFERPFMSNLWKKREVKDAVGS; translated from the coding sequence ATGCAAGTATTAAAATCTGGGAAATCTACTGAACAGAGACTGCGACTTGATTACTTAGACGGCTTACGTGGATTGGCAGCTCTGTATGTAGTATTTGTTCACATCAATCGATACATGGGAGAGGGACTGCCTGTATTTTTGCAATTAATAGGCAAAACTCTCAGATATGGAAATTTTGCTGTGGCAATTTTCATTGTGCTTTCCGGTTACGTTCTCATGCTACCGATAGCCCGTTCACACAGCGGTTATCTTTCAAGAGGTTTGTGGGATTATATTCAGAGGCGATCGCGGAGAATTTTGCCCCCTTACTATGCGGCTCTTTTTTTTAGTTTGCTCATAGCAGTCATCATCGTAGGACTGATTCACTTTTCCCATTTTCAATGGCATGAATCTCCGGACTTTGGGGAATTCCATCCTTTCTTTTCTCCTATTGATGTGATAACCCATGTGTTACTTATTCACAACCTGAGTCGCGAAACACTTGGTTCTATTAATGCACCACTGTGGAGTGTCGCCACTGAGTGGCAAATATACTTTTTATTCCCACTCTTACTGCTACCTATATGGCGGCGTTTCGGCTTATTTACTGTTGTCATCACTGCCTTTTTAATTGGTTTAGCTCCGATATATCTTTTGAATGGATTTTTGGAATCAGTCCATCCTTGGTTTCTCGGCTTATTTGCTTTAGGAATGACAGCAGCAGATATTGGATTTTCTCAAAAACCTAAGTTAACAACAATAAGAAATTCATTGCCTTGGGGTGTGCTGGCGATGATAGTCTTTGTTGTTGCTGTGATCACCGAATGGCAAAAACTAGGATTAGATAAGTGGATTGGTGATAGTTTTTGTGGTTTGGCGACAGCTTGTCTACTCATTTACTGCACAAAATTTGTGCTTGAAGGCAAAAAAGCACCTTTCATTCTGCGCCTCTTTGAGAGTCGTTGGGCAATTGCATTGGGAGGAATTTCTTACAGTTTGTATCTCACTCACGGAGTAGTAGTCACAGTTGTGGGGAATTTCCTTCTTAATCTTCAAATGTCACCAATTCTGTTTGCAGCTACATTTTATGTAGTTTCTGTACCACTGTCTTTACTTATTGCCTATTGGTTTTATTTAGTTTTTGAGCGACCATTTATGTCCAACTTATGGAAAAAGCGCGAGGTCAAAGATGCAGTCGGTAGTTAG
- a CDS encoding glycoside hydrolase family 31 protein, translating into MPQYFGKLPTTDQPWTTIGTVQAVHWNQHNINLECGESRLSISVLAPNLIRVRMSPNGEFMPRRPWAVTLDDTEWTVIPFQVRETDATVEIETEQIRVCVQRENCRMTCFDKAGRPFAQDADLAIGWRLGAVAAWKRIEADEHFYGFGERTGFLDKLSEVKTNWTTDALDYGSLTDEMYQAIPFFMALRPDVAYGIFFNTTFWSQFDIGAEQPGLWKMETRGGELDYYIIYGSEPAEILRTYTQLTGRMPLPPKWALGYHQCRWSYESETVVRELAREFRDRRIPCDVIHLDIDYMRGYRVFTWSPKRFPDPAKLISDLTEVGFKTVTIIDPGVKYEPEANYHVFDQGIQNDYFVRQANGRLFHGYVWPEKSVFPDFLRSDVRQWWGDSHKSLTDIGVAGIWNDMNEPAIDDRPFGDDGHKIWFPLDAPQGDGGEMTPSSSPSSQNARATHAEVHNLYGLSMARASAEGLQRLRSHERSFVLTRSGFAGVQRWSSVWMGDNQSLWEHLEMSLPMLCNMGLSGVAFVGCDIGGFAGNATAELFARWMQVGMLYPLMRGHSAMSTARHEPWVFGERTEKICREYINLRYQLLPYIYTLFWEAATTGAPILRPLLYHFPNDPKTYTLYDQVLLGSSLMAAPIYRPGIEHRAVYLPEGTWYDWWTGESYSGPVHILTHAPLEKMPLYVRAGAIIPMQPVMQYVDEHPVEHLRLRIFPATGEFTLYEDDGHTFEYQKGNFATINYRVSVDGEQTIVEIGAREGTWTPSPREVIVELLGVGEQQFQDDGKPRTLKF; encoded by the coding sequence ATGCCACAATACTTCGGAAAATTGCCCACAACTGACCAACCTTGGACAACTATCGGTACAGTACAAGCTGTACATTGGAACCAACATAATATCAACTTAGAGTGTGGAGAGTCACGCCTGAGTATCAGCGTGCTAGCACCAAATTTAATCCGCGTGCGGATGTCACCCAATGGTGAATTTATGCCCCGCCGTCCTTGGGCGGTGACGCTGGATGATACAGAATGGACAGTCATACCCTTCCAAGTACGGGAAACAGACGCAACAGTAGAAATCGAAACAGAGCAAATACGTGTGTGCGTACAGCGGGAAAATTGCCGTATGACCTGCTTCGACAAAGCTGGTCGTCCCTTCGCCCAAGATGCTGATTTGGCTATAGGTTGGCGCTTGGGTGCAGTTGCTGCGTGGAAGCGCATCGAAGCCGACGAACATTTCTACGGCTTTGGTGAACGCACGGGCTTTCTTGATAAACTGAGCGAAGTCAAAACGAACTGGACGACCGATGCCTTAGATTACGGTTCTCTCACCGATGAAATGTACCAAGCCATTCCATTTTTTATGGCTTTGCGTCCAGATGTTGCTTACGGTATCTTCTTCAACACCACTTTCTGGAGTCAGTTCGACATTGGTGCAGAACAACCAGGTCTGTGGAAAATGGAAACTCGCGGCGGTGAGTTAGATTACTACATCATCTATGGTTCCGAACCTGCTGAAATCCTCCGCACCTACACCCAGCTAACTGGTAGAATGCCGCTACCACCGAAATGGGCGCTGGGCTACCACCAATGTCGTTGGAGTTATGAGTCGGAAACTGTCGTGCGTGAACTGGCGCGGGAATTCCGCGATCGCCGTATTCCCTGCGATGTCATCCACCTTGATATTGACTATATGCGGGGCTATCGCGTGTTTACCTGGAGTCCTAAGCGCTTCCCTGACCCGGCAAAATTGATAAGTGACTTGACAGAGGTTGGCTTTAAGACAGTCACAATTATTGACCCTGGTGTGAAGTACGAACCAGAAGCGAACTATCACGTTTTTGACCAAGGTATACAAAACGACTATTTTGTGCGTCAAGCCAATGGACGCTTATTTCATGGCTACGTATGGCCAGAAAAATCTGTTTTTCCTGATTTTCTGCGTTCCGATGTGCGTCAGTGGTGGGGCGACTCACACAAAAGCCTCACAGATATCGGGGTTGCAGGAATTTGGAATGATATGAATGAACCAGCCATAGACGATCGCCCTTTTGGGGATGATGGTCATAAAATTTGGTTTCCACTGGATGCACCCCAAGGAGATGGGGGAGAAATGACTCCCTCATCTTCTCCATCTTCCCAAAATGCAAGGGCGACTCACGCAGAAGTGCATAACTTGTATGGTTTGTCAATGGCGCGAGCTAGTGCAGAGGGTTTGCAAAGACTGCGCTCTCATGAGCGTTCTTTTGTACTAACTCGTTCTGGTTTTGCAGGAGTGCAGCGGTGGTCGTCGGTGTGGATGGGCGATAATCAGTCATTGTGGGAACATCTAGAAATGTCTCTGCCAATGCTGTGCAACATGGGACTTTCTGGTGTAGCATTTGTCGGTTGCGATATTGGTGGATTTGCTGGTAACGCCACAGCTGAATTATTCGCTCGGTGGATGCAGGTAGGAATGCTCTACCCCTTGATGCGTGGTCACTCGGCGATGAGTACAGCTCGTCATGAGCCGTGGGTTTTTGGAGAGCGTACAGAGAAAATCTGTAGAGAATATATCAATCTACGTTATCAATTGCTGCCATACATTTACACCCTCTTCTGGGAAGCAGCAACTACAGGAGCGCCGATTTTAAGACCATTACTCTACCATTTCCCCAACGACCCCAAAACCTATACACTCTACGACCAAGTTTTGCTCGGTTCTTCCCTTATGGCTGCACCAATCTACCGTCCTGGAATTGAGCATCGCGCCGTGTACTTACCCGAAGGGACTTGGTATGACTGGTGGACTGGCGAGAGTTACTCTGGTCCGGTTCATATCCTCACCCATGCTCCCCTGGAAAAAATGCCTCTTTATGTCCGTGCTGGTGCGATTATACCTATGCAACCTGTCATGCAGTATGTTGATGAACATCCAGTTGAGCACCTACGCCTACGTATTTTCCCTGCTACTGGTGAATTTACACTTTATGAAGACGATGGACATACATTTGAGTACCAAAAGGGGAATTTTGCAACCATAAATTACCGTGTCTCAGTTGATGGAGAACAAACAATTGTGGAAATTGGAGCGCGAGAGGGAACATGGACACCATCGCCGCGTGAGGTCATTGTTGAACTCCTTGGAGTTGGCGAACAGCAATTTCAAGACGATGGTAAACCACGTACTTTGAAGTTTTGA
- a CDS encoding ABC transporter ATP-binding protein → MKETILDVRNLQVEFSGETTIVKAVDGISFELHRGETLGIVGESGSGKSVTSLAVMGLLQNPGRISGGEIWFRAQDNSAPINLVELPNEQIEVHRGGDIAMIFQEPMSSLNPVYTIGFQITEAILRHQNVSPLEARRVAIARLQEVKLLPSDEALTQQYIENWQPSSFGSSTPDEQKIAQLVKQHKKAILERYPHQLSGGQLQRVMIAMAISCNPLLLIADEPTTALDVTVQATILELLRELQQRRNMAMIFITHDLGLISEIADQVAVMYRGKIVEYNSAAQIFTNPQHPYTKGLVACRPTLNRRPHKLLTVSDYMNVEETPAGDLVIQEKQPEHPLEVTTEEIAQRLATLEQQQPLLQVCDLKVGFPVRGIFGGTKRYFMAVNGVSFDVKKGETLGLVGESGCGKTTLGRTLLRLIEPMSGQILFEGQDITTLKGKPLQQLRREMQIVFQNPFSSLDPRLKVGEAIMEPLVIHSIGKTKQQRRERVAYLLERVGLSADGINRYPHQFSGGQRQRICIARSLALNPKFIICDESVSALDVSVQAQVLNLLKELQDEFGLTYIFISHDLSVVKFMSDRILVMNRGQIVEQGTAESIYREPKEEYTQKLIASIPTGSPERVRQRQVRAS, encoded by the coding sequence ATGAAAGAAACTATCCTAGACGTTCGCAATCTTCAAGTTGAATTTTCTGGTGAGACCACAATTGTCAAAGCTGTAGATGGCATTTCCTTTGAGCTACATCGAGGAGAGACTCTAGGAATAGTGGGGGAGTCGGGGAGCGGAAAATCAGTAACATCCCTAGCGGTTATGGGTTTGCTCCAGAATCCTGGTAGAATTAGTGGCGGCGAAATTTGGTTTCGCGCCCAGGACAATAGCGCACCCATTAATTTAGTGGAATTGCCTAACGAGCAGATAGAAGTCCACAGAGGCGGCGACATCGCCATGATTTTTCAAGAACCGATGAGTTCACTCAATCCGGTTTATACAATTGGATTTCAGATTACTGAAGCCATTTTGCGACACCAGAATGTTTCACCATTGGAAGCACGACGAGTGGCGATCGCTCGCCTGCAAGAGGTCAAACTCCTCCCCAGCGATGAAGCGCTGACGCAACAGTATATTGAGAATTGGCAACCAAGCTCTTTTGGGTCATCAACCCCAGATGAGCAAAAGATAGCACAGTTGGTGAAGCAACACAAAAAAGCTATATTGGAGCGTTACCCGCATCAACTTTCTGGGGGACAGTTGCAGCGGGTGATGATAGCAATGGCTATTTCGTGCAACCCATTGCTACTGATTGCTGACGAACCAACAACAGCATTGGATGTGACGGTACAAGCAACCATTCTTGAGTTGCTGCGAGAATTGCAGCAGCGCCGCAATATGGCAATGATTTTTATCACCCACGACTTAGGACTCATTTCAGAAATTGCTGACCAAGTGGCGGTGATGTACAGAGGCAAAATTGTAGAATACAATTCGGCAGCGCAAATTTTCACAAATCCGCAGCATCCATACACGAAAGGTTTGGTAGCTTGTCGCCCCACACTCAACCGCCGTCCCCACAAATTACTGACAGTTTCCGACTATATGAATGTGGAGGAAACGCCAGCAGGAGATTTGGTGATTCAGGAGAAACAACCCGAACACCCTTTGGAAGTGACAACTGAAGAGATTGCTCAAAGATTGGCAACCTTAGAACAGCAGCAACCTCTGTTGCAAGTTTGTGACCTTAAGGTTGGTTTCCCCGTACGGGGAATATTTGGTGGCACAAAACGCTATTTTATGGCAGTCAATGGTGTTTCCTTTGATGTGAAAAAGGGAGAAACGCTGGGATTGGTGGGAGAATCTGGTTGTGGTAAAACTACTCTTGGTAGAACCTTGCTGCGATTAATCGAACCAATGAGCGGTCAAATCCTTTTTGAAGGACAAGACATTACCACCCTCAAAGGCAAACCGTTGCAGCAGTTGCGGCGAGAAATGCAAATTGTTTTCCAAAACCCATTTAGCTCCCTCGATCCGCGCCTCAAGGTTGGGGAAGCAATTATGGAACCTTTGGTGATTCACTCGATTGGTAAGACAAAGCAACAACGGCGAGAACGGGTTGCTTACCTTCTAGAACGGGTGGGGTTGAGTGCAGATGGGATAAATCGCTATCCTCATCAGTTTTCTGGTGGTCAACGTCAGCGGATTTGTATTGCCCGTTCGTTGGCATTAAATCCTAAGTTTATTATCTGCGATGAATCGGTTTCGGCGCTGGATGTGTCAGTGCAGGCACAGGTGCTGAATCTGTTAAAAGAGTTGCAAGATGAGTTCGGTTTGACCTATATTTTCATTTCCCACGATCTCAGCGTCGTGAAATTTATGAGCGATCGCATCTTGGTGATGAATCGTGGTCAAATTGTCGAACAAGGCACAGCAGAGAGTATCTACCGTGAACCCAAAGAGGAATACACGCAGAAGCTTATTGCCTCAATTCCTACTGGAAGTCCCGAACGGGTGCGACAGCGGCAAGTACGTGCATCCTGA